In Natronococcus sp. AD-5, the genomic window AACTCGGTCTGGAGACGTACCCGACCGACGAGGCCGACTGTTCGCCGACCGTGACCGCGCTCTCGGTCGACGGCCGGGCCGTCGACCTGCAGGAGGCGGTGCTCGAGGAGCACGATATCCTCCTCGCGACCGGTCTCGGCGACCTCGAGGACGACGTTCTCCGGATCGGCCACATGGGTCACAGCGCGCGGACGGATCGCGTCGAGCGAACGATGGACGCGCTCGCGGACGTACTCGACTGACCGGTACGGAGGGCTCAATCGAACCCGGAATCTGCAGGTGGAACCGTTTCCCGCGAGTCTCAACTAGTTTTTTCCATGGAGAAACCCGATCAGGAGCCCACCGAGAAGCCGACGGAGGACAGGGCTGAAGCCGAACAGGAGGGGAAGTGGATGGCTCGCAACTGGATCGGGATCGCCGTCGTTTCGATACTCGCGTTGCTCCTGCTCGTCGTCGGGCTGATGCAGGCGACCGGCCTCATGGACGTGTTCGCCCCCGTCGCCGACTCCCAAGTCGGGCAGTGGGTCGCGTTCGGCGTCCTCGCCCTCGTCATCCTCGGCCTCGCCGGCTGGAGCTGGCGGGCGATCGTTAGCTAACCGACTCCCCGACCGCGACGGCGGACTCCGCTCTCCCGTCCGGACTCTCCTATCGGACTGTTACGGCGATACATACCACTGCGCCGCCGGACAGAAACCCGTTTAGGCGACGCCCGTCCAGAGCACTCAATGAGTTACCGGATCGGACTCGTCGGCAAGCCGTCCGTCGGCAAGTCTTCCTTCTTCAACGCAGCGACCATGAACGACGTTCCCGAGGGAGCGTACCCGTTCACGACCATCGATCCCAGCGTGGGCGAAGCGTACGTCCGCGTCGAGTGTGCCGCCCCCGAGTTCGACGAGGAGTGTACGCCGAACGTCGGCTACTGCGACGACGAGGTGCGGTTCGTCCCGACGAAACTCGTCGACGTCGCCGGGTTGATCCCCGGCGCCCACGAGGGCGCCGGCCTCGGCAACCAGTTTCTGACCGACCTAAACGAGACGGACGTCCTGATTCACGTCGTCGACTTCTCGGGCGAGACCGACCTCGAGGGCGAACCCACCGAGGGCCACGACCCCCGGAAGGACATCGACTTCCTCGAGGAGGAACTCGACCAGTGGTACCTGGGCATCCTCGAAAAGGGAATCGAGCGCTACGAGTCGGGCTACACGACCGAGGACGACGCTATCGAGGAGGAACTCGCCGAGCAGATGAGCGCCTTCAAGACGAACGAGGACGAGATCAAGCGCCTCGTTCGCCGGGTGGACGTCGGCTTCGACCCCGCCGCCTGGGAGGACGACGACAAACTCGGGCTCGCCCGCGAGATCCGCAAGGAAACCAAGCCGATGGTGATCGCGGCGAACAAGATGGACACCCCCGAGGCGCAGGACAACTACGAGGCGATCGCGTCCGATCCCGACTACGACCACCTGACGATCGTCCCCGCGAGCGCCCACGCCGAGAAGGCGCTCAAGTCGGCCGACAAGGCGGGCGTCGTCGACTACCGTCCCGGCGACGACGACTTCGAGATCACCGGCGATATCTCGAGCGACCAGGAGCAGGGCTTAGAGCAGATCCGCGACTTCCTCGACGCCTACGGCGCGACGGGCGTCCAGGCGGCCCTCGAAACCGCGCTGTTCGACGTCCTCGGCGTCGTCCCCGTCTTCCCCGGCGGTGCCAACGGACTCGGCAACGAGCGCGGCGAGGTGCTGCCCGACTGCTACCTGATTCCGCCGAACTCGACGGCGGAGGACTTCGCCTACAGCCTCCACTCGGACATCGGCGACGGCTTCCTCCACGCGATCGACTGCCGGTCGAACCGCCAGCTCGGCAAAGCGTACGAGGTCGAGCCGCGCGACGTGATCGAAGTCATCACGACGAACTGAGCCGGTCGCTCGAGGTGAGGGCCGCCCGCGTGCGGGTGGGTACCGGTCCCGACGGACTTTTAGCGGTGACCTGCCATTCACCCACATGATCGTGTTCAGCGCTGCGACCGGCGGTCCCGGGTGGATTGCAGAGGGAACCGCGAGCGGTGGGGGAGCGAACTCGAGCGGGAACGACAGGGGTTCTCGATGAGCGACGGCGAGCGCGTCGCGAGCGGTACCGCCGACCCCGATCGATCGGACGAGGAGACCCCGGCGGAACCGGAAGAGTCGCTCGAGCGCGTACCCGACTGGGACGACGGGTACGTCGATCGAGTGAGTGACCGCCTCTTTCACAACTACGACCTCGAGAAGGAGTACGCGGTCGAGGGCGAGCGGTTCACCCTGTACGGACGGATGGAACTTGTAAACCAGAAGCACGTCCTGCACCCGGCGCTCTCGTTCGCCGCGCACGAATCCGTCGAACACCTCTTCGTCACCCGCGTCGAGTCGATCGACGACCGGACGCTCGATCGGTTCGTCGACCTCGGAGACCGGCTGGCCGACAAGTGGATCGACCCCGACGAGGAACACTACTGTACGGAGTTTACGTTCGTGACGATCGCTTCGTCGATCCCGGAGGGAGTCCGCGACCGCGTCTCGAGTTTCGACGGCCGAACCCTGTTGAAGTACGGCTTCCACGGCCACTACGAGATCAACCTCGTCGTCGTCGCCCCGGACGAGCGCGAACTCGTCGCGAACGAGAACGCCGACGTCGCGACGGCGTTCCGGCTCTGGGATCCGCTCGAGTCCGAGGAGCCGGGCGTTCTCGGGTCGCTCGTGCGACGGCTCCGGCCGTAGCACTCCCGCTCGGTCGTCGACGGTACGCGCGAAAAACGGAGAACGTCGGAAACCGCGATCGCGATCAGTCGTCGTCCGCTCCCATCTCGGTCGCGACGCCGCTACCGGTGTCGCGAGCCCGCTGCATGTTCTCGTACCCGATCTTGAACAGCGACAGCGCGAGCCACAGCAGGGTGGCGATGAGTATCACCTGGACGACCGCCGACGCCTGTGCGAGCAGCGTCGTCTCGGCCTCGGCCGTGATGCCGAGCAGTCGGCCCCCGATGACCTGATAGACGGCGACCCAGCTCAGTCCGAAGAAGGTGATGATCCCCATTAGGATCATCGGTCCGCCGGTCGAAACGAGCTGCTTGGACTTGCTCCAGTTGGCCAGCCAGATGGTGCCGGTCAGCAGCGCGAGCGACGCGAGCAGCTGATTCGCGCCGCCGAACAGCGCCCAGAGGTCCTCCCACTGGCCGCTTCCCAGCAGGAAGAACGCGACGATCGCGATGATCGACGTGTTCACGTAGCGGTTGGCGGCGTACGCCTCGACCTGCGTCTCCGGCGCGCCGACGATCTCCTCGAGCATGTAGCGGCCGAGTCGGACGGCCGTGTCCATGCTCGTCAACAGGAAACTCGCGAGCACGAGCGCCATGAACGGGGCGCCGTACTCCATCGGGACTCCGAGGGCCGTGAGGATCGCGCCCCCGCCGGTCGCGAAGTTCGGCAGTGCGAGCCCGATACCGCCGCCGACGCCCGCCGGCGTGATGGCGATGATCGTCACGGTCACGAGCGCGACCGCGGCCAGCAGTCCCTCGGCGAGCATCCCGCCGTACCCGATCGTGCGGGCGTCGGTTTCCTTGTTCAGTTGCTTCGCCGTCGTTCCCGACGACACCAGCGAGTGGAACCCGCTGACCGTTCCGCAGGCGATGGTGACGAACAACAGCGGGAACAGCGGCATGAGCGGGAGGAGCTCCGCGAGCGGACCGCCCTGTCCGAAGAATCCGTACCAGGCGCCGGTCGCGATATCGAAGCTCAGTTGCGCGTCCGTTTCGGGGTGGACCGCGTCGCCGCCCATCCCGGTGACGAACGTCCCGACGATGACCGCCAGCAGCCCGCCGCCGACCCCCGTGTACAGCAGGAACGACGAGAGGTAGTCGCGCGGTTGCAGCAGCATCCAGACCGGCAGGATGCTCGCGGCCGCCCCGTAGACGAGTATCACGAGGACCCACGCGCCGATGTTCGCGCTCTCGAGCAACACCGGGAGGAGCGACGGCGTGGACTCGAGCAGCACGATGGTGCCGTCGGGATACTCGCCGGGAACGAGCGCGAGCGGGTACTGGATGCCGGCCCAGACCGAGCCGAACACGCCCGCGACGAAGACGATCGTTCCGACCGAGAACGGCAGGTTCAGCTGGTACAGCCAGATCCCGAAGAGGAACGCGAGCGTGATGTAAATGAGGCTCGCGGTCGCGGCCTGCGGGTACGCGTTGAGGACGACCCCGATGACGAGCGCGAACACCGCCACCACGAGAATCGTCAGCAGGAACGCGAACCACAGCAGCATGTTCTTCCCCTTCTCGCCGACGTACTCGCCGATGATGTAGCCGATCGACTTCCCCTCGTGTCGGAGGCTGCTCGACAGCGAGATGAAGTCGTGGACCGCGCCGATCAACGGGTTCCCGATCGCGACCCACAGCACGGCCGGCACCCATCCCCAGACCAGCGCCGCCGTGATCGGCCCGACGACGGGCGCGCCGCCCGCGATACTCGAATAGTGATGCCCCAGCAATACCGGCTTCTTCGCCGGAACGTACTCCTGACCGTCCTGGTACTTGTGGGCCGGCGTGTCCCGCGTATCGTCGAGGTCGACGAACTGCGAGAGGTAGCGGCCGTATCCGATGTAGGCGACGGTAAACGTCGTCAGTACCAGCGCGACGATCCAGATAACTCCCGCCATGCTATTGTATCACGTGGATGGCCAACGAACCGATAGACCATAAATATAATTTGTTTAGATCCCAACGACCGGTTATCCTATCGACAGTAATGATAATTCTATCCTCGAGTGCGCCAATCCGATAGTACCACGAGCCAATGGCGCGCTACCGCTCGGATCGGCTCACTGCGATTGCACTGACCCTTCGCCCTCGATCGTGATCTCGAGTTCGGCGGCGACCGCCTCGAGAATCGAGCCGCGGACCTCCTCGACGCGCGTTTCGATCGTCGCCACGACCGGCACGTCGAACTCGCGTTCGATGCGCTCGAGTCGGTCGCGTTCGGTGGCGACCCGCTGGCGGAGGTACCGCGCACCCCGCCCCTCCTCGTCGGGGTCCGGCTCGGGCGTCAGCCGATTGACCACGAGGCCGCGAACCGGAAGGTCGGCGTCCTCGAGCGTCTCGACCGAGCGGCGCGTCTCCCGAATCGAGAGCTCGTCGGGGTTCATCACGAGGTAGAACGCGGCGTCGTCGCGCAACACCTCGCCGGCGAACTCGAAGCGCTCCTTGCGTTCTCGCAGCCGGGCGAGGATCGGGTCGCCGTCCATCACGCGCCGGGGCTCCCGGTTCCCGATCGCGGCCTTCTCGTAGAGGTCGATGCTGCGCTCGCGTTTGTCCATCAGCCGGTCGATCCACCGCTCGAGCAGGTCCGGCAGCGCGAGCAGTCGCAGCGTCGACCCCGTCGGCGAGGTGTCGAACACCACCCGGTCGTAGGGGTCGGCGGTTCGCATCACCTCGACGAATCGGTCGAACAGGGCCGCCTCGTAGGCGCCGGGCGTCTGGTGGGCCATCTCGAGCTGGATGTCGACCTCGTTGACCATCGCCGCGGACAGCTGCGAGCTCAGCTGGCGTTTGAGCCCCTGCAGGTGGTCCTGCACCTCCCGTTCCGGGTCGATCTCGAGCACCGAGAGGCCGTCGTACCCCTCGACGGGTTGAGGCTCGTCGCCGAACTCCTGATCGAAGACGTCGGCCGTGCTGTGCGCCGGGTCCGTCGAGACGACGAGCGTCTCGAACCCGCCGTCGACGCACTCGAGCGCGTGGGCGCTCGAGACCGTCGTCTTTCCGACCCCACCTTTGCCCCCGAAGAAGACGAATTTCGTCATCAGAAGTGGTACTGGTGGCCCTTTCGTTCGACGAGCGATCGGCGATCCCACAGCCGGCGTTCCCAGGCCTCGTACTCGTCTTCGAGGTACGGCAGGAGTTCGGCCGTGTAGTACGACACCGGGCTCGGAATTCCGAAGGCGTCCGGGAAGCACGCCAGCATGAATCCGTCCTCCTCGTCTTCGGCCTCCGCTTCGATCTTCTCGTAGGCGGGATGGCTGATCATCCCGTGGTAGAGCCCGCGGAGCCACTCCTCGAGTGCGGCCCGGAACGTCGCGATCCGGTCGGCGAGTGTCATCGTCACTCGTCCTCGGTTCCGGAGACTAAAATGTGTCGTGGCCCGTCGCACCGGGATTGATATCTCGTAATGTGGTTTATCACGGCGAGGCGTAGCCTCGAATCGACGAGTTACGCGGGGAGACCGCTCCGCTGCGGGCGTCGCTCGATCTCGGCGAGTGTGGGGACGGACTGAACCGCTTTTCACCCGCTGCGTGCGCACGCGGAGTCCGAAACGGAAGGAGCCGATAGGACGCTATCGCGCCGGGTACGCGTAGCCGATCCGATACTGGTCGTCGTAGATCACCGTCACGCTGTGGATTTCATCGGCATCGACGGTGAAGCTATCTCCGTCCTCGAAGTCGCCGTCGATCCGATCGTCGAGATCGATCTCGAGGCGTTCGTCCGCCGTCCAGATCGCGGCCTCGAGCTTCGAGGCGGGCAGGGCGTCGCCGCCGACGTGCTCGACGTCGCCGTCGTCGAACGCGAGTTCGATCCGCGGCTGCGGCCTCGTGCCGCCGACGCGGACGTCGTCGCCCCAGACGACGGTAACGTCGGATCCGATCTGAACGTCCGCGACCTCGATCGTCGCACCGCTCTCGACGGTCGAGCCCTCGTCGGCCCACTGCGTGTCGGCCGGTTCGTCGTCGATCAGCAGTTCGTATTCGTCGGCGGGTCGTTCGTCCTCGAGTTCGAGGGTTGCCGAGAGCGTTTCCGTCTCGTACTCGTACTCGAACCGGACTCGTCCCGGCGGTCGCGCCCGGAAGTGGCTGATACCGTCCTGCATGGCCGTCCCGCCCCATCCGACGACGATTCGGTCGCCGGGTCGAACGCCCTCGAGCGCGCCCTCGTCACCGTTGCTGAGCGTCTCGCCCGTCCAGGGCTGCGTCTCGACGCGCGGTTCGGGCCCGTCCTCGGTCGGTCGGTGGTATGGCCGACCGTCGTGGGCCGCGAGGTAGACCTCGTCACCGTCGAGCGGGAAGTCGTCCGCGTACTCGACGGAGAGCGTCTCGCTGTCCACGTCGTAGTCGAACGTGAAGCGGAAGTGCGAGAGGATCGACGTGCCGCTCGAACTCGAGCCGAGTTCGTGGTCGTGACGGAGGCTGATCGACAGGTTCGGCTCGACGTCGTCCATGTCGATCTCGATCGTATCGCCCTCCTCGAGTTTGCCGTGGCCGTCGGCCCAGATCTCTCGGTCGTACGCTTCGCCGTCGAGTTCGAGGGTGAGATCCTCGATCGGCGTCGGATCGCCGCGACCGATCTCGATCTCGAGGACGTCGTCGTCCGGATCGACGTCACGGGACGGGCGAAGGAATCCGGGGCTGTCGTGTTCCCGGATGGCCCGCTCGAGTTCGAGGTCGCGCGTGGCGGTAGCGGTGACGAGTGCGCCGTCGACCTCGACCGTCGGCTCGCCTTCCACGGTCAGATACCCGAGTTCTGCTCCGAGGGCGTCGACCAGTTCGTCGGTGACGAGGGACTCGTCCGCGAACTTGATCCCGAATTTCATCTCGATCGTATCGGGGTCGATCACCGTCGCTCCGTGTACCAGGTACCGGACGACGTCGTCGCTCTCGTCGTCGACGTCGATCGGGAGGTGGAACTCCTCGTCGTCGCCGACCTGGACGTGACAGCTGTCGACGCCGTCGTAGGTCTCGAGGGCCTCTCCCAGGAGGGACTGGGTCTCGAGGAGCCGATCCGTCTCGCCGGCGCCCGCGTCGAAGGCGTCCTCGATCGTCTCTCGCTCCTCGGCGAGGACGACGACGTCGTCGGCGGTTCCGGCCGTTACCCGTTCCTCGTCGTAGTACTCGTACGCGACGCCGTCGTCGGTCTCGCGGGACTCGGCGTCGCCTTCGAGTTCGATGTCGCCGGCGAGGACCTGGATCGGTCGAGAGAACCCGTCCTCCCGGGCGTAGACGAGCGCCATCTTCGAGACGGACTCCGGCTCGATTTCGAACGATCCACCGAACGGTCGCGGTCCGTGCGGTTCGTTGGCCTCGAGTTGCCGTTCGACGTCCGTCGTTTCGAGCATCATCGAGTCCTCGGCGACCGACGTCGGCAGGAACTCGAGTACCGACTCGAACGTCGAGCCAGCCGACTCGTCGTCGTCGGCTGCCGCTGCGGCGCGGTCGTCCGCTGCTATCGCGGCGTTGCCGGCCAGTGTGACGGTAATCGTCGTGCCGATCCCTCCGAGGAGGGTGCGGCGGGGACACTTTTGCATGTACGCCGATAGTTGATTGTTCGCCTACAAGTAATTTTTCATTACATTAACTATCTAATATATGAGGGACTGCACGGGGAGGTTTCCGAAGGCGTGGCGCTCCGTCGACGATCTCCGGACCGATCTGTGACTCAGCAGCCGGTCCGAGCCGACGCTTCTTAACCTTCGCATCACGATCACACGCGTATGTCTCCGACGATTTCCGTCACCGTCCTCTCGGGGAGTCTGGGAGCGGGAAAGACGACGCTGCTCAACCACCTGCTGCGGAACGCGGGCGAACGCAACCTCGCCGTGCTGGTCAACGATATGGGTGCGGTGAACGTCGACGCCGAACTCGTCGCCGAGGGGTCGGATCTCGACGCCGGCGGCGTCGCCGAACTCTCGAACGGTTGCATCTGCTGCGAGCTCCAAGACGACCTCGAGACGGCGGTCGTCCGGCTGGCCCGTAACCGGGAATTCGATCACCTGATCGTCGAGTCGTCGGGCATCTCCGAGCCCGAGCCGGTCGCCCGACTGTTCACGACCGCCTCGCGCGTCGCCGCCCGCTACGAGATCGACGCGCTCGTGACCGTCCTCGACACGCGGCTGTTCCTCGACGCCTTCGCCGGCGAGGGCGTCCCCGAACGCCGCGGCGATCCCGACGCCGAGGCCGACCGGCCCCTCTCGGATCTCTTGATCGAACAGCTCGAGGTGGCGAACGTCGTCTTGCTCAACAAAGCCGACCTGTGTAGCGATTCGGAACTCGAAGAGGCCGAAGCCCTCGTCCGGGCGCTGCAGCCGAACGCGGAGACGATCCGGACGGAGTTTTCCGCGGTCGATCCCGACCGCCTGCTCGGCGTCGAATTGTTCGAGCCGCACCACCTCGGCGGGGGTGCCGGGTGGCAGCGGGCGCTCGAGGGCGACGAGACCGGCGAGGACTCGGCTCGCGGGGACGACCACGGCCGCGATCACGACCACGACCATCGCCACCCCGACGAGGTCTACGGGGTCGAGTCGTTCGTCTTCCGGGAGCGCCGGTCGGTCCACCCCGGACGGTTCGCGTCGTTCCTGCGGGAACTTCCCGACGGTATCGTCCGATCGAAGGGCGTCGCTTGGATCGCCGGGCACGACGCGAAGATCGAACTCTCCCAGGCCGGTCCCTCCGTCCGGGCGACGAACAGCGGTCCCTGGATCGCGGCCCTCCCCGAGGTCCAGCGGGACCTGTACCGCTCGAATCGTCCCGACCTCGAGTGGCACGACGAGCACGGCGACCGGCGGACGGAACTCGTCTTCATCGGAACCGCGTTCGACGAGGAACGGCTGCGCTCGCGGCTCCGTGACTGTCTGGTGACCGACGAGGAGCGGGGGCGAACCGAGACCCTCGAGAGCCCGTTCCCGGACGACGCCGACGAAGCGGTCGCGCTCCGGGAGCCCTGAGTCGGGCGCACCTCAGTCGAATTCGGACGCGATCGCCTCGAGCGCGCGGTTCAGTTCTCCCTTCCGCTTCCAGGCGGCGATCCGATCGCCGAAGGGGAGCGGCGCGGCGAGCGACACCGACGACCGGAACGTGACCGCCGTCTCGCCGTTCAGCGAGTCGAACTCGAGCCACGTCTCCATGTGCTCGAACGGCCCCTGTTCGCCGTCTTGCGTGTAGTAGAGCGCGTCGTCGCGGTACTCGAATCGCAGCGGGAGCTGCATGCCGGGCCCGCTGGCAACCACGATCGTCACCTCCTCCCGCTCGTCGACGCTCTCGACGGTAAAGCTGCCCTCGGCCTCGACGATAGCCGGCGGATCGAAGCGCGACGAAATCTCGACGGGCGTCGCGTGGATCCGTCGAGACGCCGTAACCTCCCGCATACCGCTGCTGTTCGCGCCGGCCACCATAAATACCGGCGTCGCCCGCCGTCCGAGGTGGACGGAAAGGCTAAGTGAGCGACGTTCGCGTGTTCACCTATGGCGGATCCTGACGCCGACCGGGACGGGCTTCGGGAGGGGCTCGAGTCCTCGCACGGTGATCCGCGCGTCCTGCTCGTGCTCAACGCGGTGCTGTCGACGCTGTTCGCCTGGATACTCGTCGCCGCCGGGGATTTCGTCGGCATGCTCGAGTTCAGCCTCACAACCGTCGCGGCCGTGGCGGCCGGGGTGTTCGTCCTCACGTTCGTCATGACGCGGTCCTGACGGGCGGGCGCGCCGACCGAACGCCGGTCACCGACCCCGTCGCGACGACTCGATCGCTCCCCGCGCGTTCGCCGCCCCGCGATCGCGTCCGTCGGCCGGTTCGTCGTTGCGCCGCGCCGATCTGTCTCCGAGGTCGTCGGGCGCCTCGAGCGGCCCCTTCGGGTCGATCACCGTTCGGTTCGGAATCGGAACCGGCGGCGGCGGGCGACGAGCGACGAGCCGCTGGAAGCGGGTGAGATCCCGCTGCTGTTCGGTCTCGATCTCCTCGTACTCGACGACGATCCGATCGCCCTCCGCGAAGATCCGGAAGTAGTTCAACTGAAACGAGGGGAAATAGACGCCGGGGAGCCGCGAGAACCGCGTCTCGACGTGCTGGAGTTTCTTTAACCAGGTGCCGGTGTTGACGACGATTCGGTCCCCCCAGCGTATCAGCGACGCCCGGTGGGTGTGACCGTAGACGAAGATCACGACGTTCTCGTTCGCCTCGAAGACGTCCCTGGCCGCCCGCAGG contains:
- a CDS encoding redox-regulated ATPase YchF encodes the protein MSYRIGLVGKPSVGKSSFFNAATMNDVPEGAYPFTTIDPSVGEAYVRVECAAPEFDEECTPNVGYCDDEVRFVPTKLVDVAGLIPGAHEGAGLGNQFLTDLNETDVLIHVVDFSGETDLEGEPTEGHDPRKDIDFLEEELDQWYLGILEKGIERYESGYTTEDDAIEEELAEQMSAFKTNEDEIKRLVRRVDVGFDPAAWEDDDKLGLAREIRKETKPMVIAANKMDTPEAQDNYEAIASDPDYDHLTIVPASAHAEKALKSADKAGVVDYRPGDDDFEITGDISSDQEQGLEQIRDFLDAYGATGVQAALETALFDVLGVVPVFPGGANGLGNERGEVLPDCYLIPPNSTAEDFAYSLHSDIGDGFLHAIDCRSNRQLGKAYEVEPRDVIEVITTN
- a CDS encoding carbon starvation CstA family protein; amino-acid sequence: MAGVIWIVALVLTTFTVAYIGYGRYLSQFVDLDDTRDTPAHKYQDGQEYVPAKKPVLLGHHYSSIAGGAPVVGPITAALVWGWVPAVLWVAIGNPLIGAVHDFISLSSSLRHEGKSIGYIIGEYVGEKGKNMLLWFAFLLTILVVAVFALVIGVVLNAYPQAATASLIYITLAFLFGIWLYQLNLPFSVGTIVFVAGVFGSVWAGIQYPLALVPGEYPDGTIVLLESTPSLLPVLLESANIGAWVLVILVYGAAASILPVWMLLQPRDYLSSFLLYTGVGGGLLAVIVGTFVTGMGGDAVHPETDAQLSFDIATGAWYGFFGQGGPLAELLPLMPLFPLLFVTIACGTVSGFHSLVSSGTTAKQLNKETDARTIGYGGMLAEGLLAAVALVTVTIIAITPAGVGGGIGLALPNFATGGGAILTALGVPMEYGAPFMALVLASFLLTSMDTAVRLGRYMLEEIVGAPETQVEAYAANRYVNTSIIAIVAFFLLGSGQWEDLWALFGGANQLLASLALLTGTIWLANWSKSKQLVSTGGPMILMGIITFFGLSWVAVYQVIGGRLLGITAEAETTLLAQASAVVQVILIATLLWLALSLFKIGYENMQRARDTGSGVATEMGADDD
- a CDS encoding ArsA family ATPase; this translates as MTKFVFFGGKGGVGKTTVSSAHALECVDGGFETLVVSTDPAHSTADVFDQEFGDEPQPVEGYDGLSVLEIDPEREVQDHLQGLKRQLSSQLSAAMVNEVDIQLEMAHQTPGAYEAALFDRFVEVMRTADPYDRVVFDTSPTGSTLRLLALPDLLERWIDRLMDKRERSIDLYEKAAIGNREPRRVMDGDPILARLRERKERFEFAGEVLRDDAAFYLVMNPDELSIRETRRSVETLEDADLPVRGLVVNRLTPEPDPDEEGRGARYLRQRVATERDRLERIEREFDVPVVATIETRVEEVRGSILEAVAAELEITIEGEGSVQSQ
- a CDS encoding CobW family GTP-binding protein encodes the protein MSPTISVTVLSGSLGAGKTTLLNHLLRNAGERNLAVLVNDMGAVNVDAELVAEGSDLDAGGVAELSNGCICCELQDDLETAVVRLARNREFDHLIVESSGISEPEPVARLFTTASRVAARYEIDALVTVLDTRLFLDAFAGEGVPERRGDPDAEADRPLSDLLIEQLEVANVVLLNKADLCSDSELEEAEALVRALQPNAETIRTEFSAVDPDRLLGVELFEPHHLGGGAGWQRALEGDETGEDSARGDDHGRDHDHDHRHPDEVYGVESFVFRERRSVHPGRFASFLRELPDGIVRSKGVAWIAGHDAKIELSQAGPSVRATNSGPWIAALPEVQRDLYRSNRPDLEWHDEHGDRRTELVFIGTAFDEERLRSRLRDCLVTDEERGRTETLESPFPDDADEAVALREP
- a CDS encoding SRPBCC family protein, which codes for MREVTASRRIHATPVEISSRFDPPAIVEAEGSFTVESVDEREEVTIVVASGPGMQLPLRFEYRDDALYYTQDGEQGPFEHMETWLEFDSLNGETAVTFRSSVSLAAPLPFGDRIAAWKRKGELNRALEAIASEFD